In Bombus affinis isolate iyBomAffi1 chromosome 11, iyBomAffi1.2, whole genome shotgun sequence, one genomic interval encodes:
- the LOC126922109 gene encoding regulator of G-protein signaling 17 isoform X1 — translation MIEMSSGIGATAMGIDVSHGAGGGEGVAGGCRLRAQSQSQASGSSGNSQQSSQQQQQQQQQQPPSSQQPQQQQQRQSSGIMGRLKKDNCCLCWCWCCSCSWHNCLSALRGNSAGAGGAIDQGKKKGNSGVEHSELCDTGNGLDGLDGLDGNVECSLEEIRSWGSSFDKLMRSDAGRKFFREFLLSEYSEENIAFWLACEQLKHESNSEKIEENARYIYDRYISTVSEKEVSLDSRVREIVNRNMVQPTPNTFDEAQLQIYTLMHRDSYPRFVNSEIYRRASRLSSGTTGSSNQEHGNTAKSKGKRSTT, via the exons ATGATAGAG ATGTCGAGCGGAATCGGTGCAACTGCAATGGGGATCGACGTTAGTCACGGGGCAGGGGGTGGCGAGGGTGTCGCCGGTGGGTGCCGGCTCCGCGCGCAGAGCCAAAGCCAGGCGAGCGGATCGTCGGGCAACTCGCAGCAGTCctcgcagcagcaacaacagcagcagcaacagcagccaCCCTCATCGCAGCAGccgcagcagcaacagcaacgccAGTCATCCGGAATCATGGGCCGCTTGAAGAAGGACAACTGTTGCCTGTGCTGGTGCTGGTGTTGTAGTTGCTCGTG GCATAATTG TTTGTCGGCGTTGAGGGGAAATTCGGCAGGCGCAGGAGGCGCGATCGATCAGGGGAAGAAGAAAGGGAACTCGGGTGTGGAACACAGCGAATTGTGCGACACGGGGAACGGTCTCGACGGCTTGGATGGTCTCGATGGAAACGTGGAGTGCAGCCTGGAGGAGATCAGGTCGTGGGGCTCGTCCTTCGATAAACTGATGAGGAGCGACGCGGGCCGTAAATTCTTCAGGGAGTTCCTCCTCAGCGAGTACAGCGAGGAGAACATCGCGTTCTGGCTCGCTTGCGAGCAACTGAAACACGAGAGCAATTCCGAGAAGATCGAAGAGAACGCACGCTACATCTACGATCGTTACATATCCACAGTCTCGGAGAAAGAG GTAAGCCTGGACTCGCGAGTGCGCGAAATAGTGAACCGTAACATGGTGCAGCCAACGCCGAACACGTTCGACGAGGCTCAGCTACAGATCTACACCCTGATGCACCGGGACTCGTATCCCCGTTTCGTGAACAGCGAGATCTATCGACGGGCGTCGAGACTGAGCAGCGGAACGACGGGATCGAGCAATCAGGAACACGGCAACACAGCCAAGTCGAAGGGGAAGAGGTCCACCACGTAA
- the LOC126922109 gene encoding regulator of G-protein signaling 17 isoform X2 — MIEMSSGIGATAMGIDVSHGAGGGEGVAGGCRLRAQSQSQASGSSGNSQQSSQQQQQQQQQQPPSSQQPQQQQQRQSSGIMGRLKKDNCCLCWCWCCSCSCLSALRGNSAGAGGAIDQGKKKGNSGVEHSELCDTGNGLDGLDGLDGNVECSLEEIRSWGSSFDKLMRSDAGRKFFREFLLSEYSEENIAFWLACEQLKHESNSEKIEENARYIYDRYISTVSEKEVSLDSRVREIVNRNMVQPTPNTFDEAQLQIYTLMHRDSYPRFVNSEIYRRASRLSSGTTGSSNQEHGNTAKSKGKRSTT, encoded by the exons ATGATAGAG ATGTCGAGCGGAATCGGTGCAACTGCAATGGGGATCGACGTTAGTCACGGGGCAGGGGGTGGCGAGGGTGTCGCCGGTGGGTGCCGGCTCCGCGCGCAGAGCCAAAGCCAGGCGAGCGGATCGTCGGGCAACTCGCAGCAGTCctcgcagcagcaacaacagcagcagcaacagcagccaCCCTCATCGCAGCAGccgcagcagcaacagcaacgccAGTCATCCGGAATCATGGGCCGCTTGAAGAAGGACAACTGTTGCCTGTGCTGGTGCTGGTGTTGTAGTTGCTCGTG TTTGTCGGCGTTGAGGGGAAATTCGGCAGGCGCAGGAGGCGCGATCGATCAGGGGAAGAAGAAAGGGAACTCGGGTGTGGAACACAGCGAATTGTGCGACACGGGGAACGGTCTCGACGGCTTGGATGGTCTCGATGGAAACGTGGAGTGCAGCCTGGAGGAGATCAGGTCGTGGGGCTCGTCCTTCGATAAACTGATGAGGAGCGACGCGGGCCGTAAATTCTTCAGGGAGTTCCTCCTCAGCGAGTACAGCGAGGAGAACATCGCGTTCTGGCTCGCTTGCGAGCAACTGAAACACGAGAGCAATTCCGAGAAGATCGAAGAGAACGCACGCTACATCTACGATCGTTACATATCCACAGTCTCGGAGAAAGAG GTAAGCCTGGACTCGCGAGTGCGCGAAATAGTGAACCGTAACATGGTGCAGCCAACGCCGAACACGTTCGACGAGGCTCAGCTACAGATCTACACCCTGATGCACCGGGACTCGTATCCCCGTTTCGTGAACAGCGAGATCTATCGACGGGCGTCGAGACTGAGCAGCGGAACGACGGGATCGAGCAATCAGGAACACGGCAACACAGCCAAGTCGAAGGGGAAGAGGTCCACCACGTAA
- the LOC126922109 gene encoding regulator of G-protein signaling 17 isoform X3, translating into MSSGIGATAMGIDVSHGAGGGEGVAGGCRLRAQSQSQASGSSGNSQQSSQQQQQQQQQQPPSSQQPQQQQQRQSSGIMGRLKKDNCCLCWCWCCSCSWHNCLSALRGNSAGAGGAIDQGKKKGNSGVEHSELCDTGNGLDGLDGLDGNVECSLEEIRSWGSSFDKLMRSDAGRKFFREFLLSEYSEENIAFWLACEQLKHESNSEKIEENARYIYDRYISTVSEKEVSLDSRVREIVNRNMVQPTPNTFDEAQLQIYTLMHRDSYPRFVNSEIYRRASRLSSGTTGSSNQEHGNTAKSKGKRSTT; encoded by the exons ATGTCGAGCGGAATCGGTGCAACTGCAATGGGGATCGACGTTAGTCACGGGGCAGGGGGTGGCGAGGGTGTCGCCGGTGGGTGCCGGCTCCGCGCGCAGAGCCAAAGCCAGGCGAGCGGATCGTCGGGCAACTCGCAGCAGTCctcgcagcagcaacaacagcagcagcaacagcagccaCCCTCATCGCAGCAGccgcagcagcaacagcaacgccAGTCATCCGGAATCATGGGCCGCTTGAAGAAGGACAACTGTTGCCTGTGCTGGTGCTGGTGTTGTAGTTGCTCGTG GCATAATTG TTTGTCGGCGTTGAGGGGAAATTCGGCAGGCGCAGGAGGCGCGATCGATCAGGGGAAGAAGAAAGGGAACTCGGGTGTGGAACACAGCGAATTGTGCGACACGGGGAACGGTCTCGACGGCTTGGATGGTCTCGATGGAAACGTGGAGTGCAGCCTGGAGGAGATCAGGTCGTGGGGCTCGTCCTTCGATAAACTGATGAGGAGCGACGCGGGCCGTAAATTCTTCAGGGAGTTCCTCCTCAGCGAGTACAGCGAGGAGAACATCGCGTTCTGGCTCGCTTGCGAGCAACTGAAACACGAGAGCAATTCCGAGAAGATCGAAGAGAACGCACGCTACATCTACGATCGTTACATATCCACAGTCTCGGAGAAAGAG GTAAGCCTGGACTCGCGAGTGCGCGAAATAGTGAACCGTAACATGGTGCAGCCAACGCCGAACACGTTCGACGAGGCTCAGCTACAGATCTACACCCTGATGCACCGGGACTCGTATCCCCGTTTCGTGAACAGCGAGATCTATCGACGGGCGTCGAGACTGAGCAGCGGAACGACGGGATCGAGCAATCAGGAACACGGCAACACAGCCAAGTCGAAGGGGAAGAGGTCCACCACGTAA